The Streptomyces sp. NBC_01463 DNA window GGCGGCAGGCGTCGACACCGGACATCCCGCGCGCGGGCCGCTGCTTCCCGCCCGAGGAGACGGCCCGCTGCACCTTCGGTGTCGTCCTCGACACCTCCGGCTCGATGAGCACCGTCCTGCTCGGCAAGGCCCTCGGCGCCATCGCCTCGTACGCGGAGGCCCGCGACGTACCGGCGGCGCGCGTCGTCTTCTGCGACGCGGCAGCCTACGACGCCGGCTATCTGCCGCCGTCCGAGATCGCCGGCCGGGTCAGGGTCCGGGGCCGCGGCGGCACCGAACTCCAGCCCGGAGTCGACCTGTTGCGGCGCGCCGACGACTTCCCGCCGACGGCCCCGCTGCTCCTCATCACCGACGGCTGGTGCGACACCCTGCGGATCCGGCGCGAGCACGCCTTCCTCATCCCGCAGGGTGCCTCCCTGCCGTTCACACCCCGCGGGCCGGTCTTCCGGCTCAACTGATCCCGAGAGGGTCCGCCTCAGGCGGTCTCGATGAGCAGATCACCCGCTTCGACCTGCTGTACCCTGCCGATCGCGAGCCGCCGCACCACGCCCGCGGACTGGGCGGTGATCGACGCCTCCATCTTCATCGCCTCGATGGTGGCGACCGTCTGACCGGCCGAGACCGACGCGCCCTCCTCCACCTGAAGCGTCACGACACCGGCGAACGGCGCGGCCACATGGCCCTGATTGCCTCGGTCCGCCTTCTCGGCCGCCTTGACGTCCGTGGCGACGGACCTGTCCCGAACCGACACCGGCCGCAACTGCCCGTTGAGGGTCGCCAGTACGCTGCGGAAGCCGCGCTCGTCGGCCTCGGAGATCGCCTCCAGCTCGATCAGCAGGGTGACACCCGGGTCGAGCGTGACCGTGTGCTCGGTCTCCGTCTCCAGGCCGTACAGGAAGTCCTGCGTCGGCAGCACGGACGTGTCGCCGTACGCCTCCCGGTGGGCGTTGAACTCCTTGGTCGGGCCGGGGAACAGAAGCCGGTTCAGGGTCGCGCGCGGCGACTCCCGCAGACCCTGGAGGTCCTCGTCCGACAGCTGCGGCGCCTGCGCCTTCTCCGGACGGCCCTGCAGCGCACGCGTACGGAACGGCTCCGGCCAGCCACCGGGCGGGTCGCCCAGCTCACCGCGGAGGAACCCGATCACGGAATCCGGTACGTCGAACTTGCCCGGGTCCGACTCGAAGTCCGCCGCCTCGACACCCGCACCCACCAGATGCAGCGCCAGGTCGCCGACGACCTTCGACGACGGCGTCACCTTCACCAGCCGGCCCAGCATGCGGTCCGCCGCGGCGTAACAGTCCTCGATGAGCTCGAACCGGTCGCCGAGGCCGAGCGCGATGGCCTGCTGGCGCAGGTTGGACAGCTGCCCGCCGGGGATCTCGTGGTGGTAGATCCGGCCGGTGGGCGAGGCGAGACCGGACTCGAAGGGGGCGTAGACCTTGCGGGTCGCCTCCCAGTACGGCTCCAGGTCACCGACCGCCTGGAGGGAGAGACCGGTCGCACGCTCCGTGTGGTCGGTTGCCGCCACCAGCGCCGACAGAGGGGGCTGGCTGGTGGTGCCGGCCATGGACGCGACCGCCGCGTCCACCGCGTCCACTCCCGCGTCGATCGCGGCGATCAGCGTGCCGAGCTGTCCGCCCGCCGTGTCGTGGGTGTGCAGGTGCACCGGCAGGTCGAAGCGCTCGCGGAGCGCCGTGACGAGCGTACGGGCGGCCGGCGGCCGCAGCAGCCCGGCCATGTCCTTGATCGCGAGCACGTGGGCGCCCGCATCCACGATCTCCTCGGCCAGACGCAGGTAGTAGTCCAGCGTGTACAGGGTCTCGCCGGGATCCGACAGGTCGGCGGTGTAGCAGAGCGCGACCTCGGCGACCGAGGTCCCGGTGGCACGCACCGCGTCGATGGCCGGGCGCATCTGGGACACGTCGTTGAGGGCGTCGAAGATCCGGAAGATGTCCATCCCCGCGCTCGCGGCCTCGGCGACGAACGCCTCCGTGACCTCGGTGGGGTAGGGCGTGTAGCCGACCGTGTTGCGGCCGCGCAGCAGCATCTGGGTGCAGATGTTGGGCACGGCCTCCCGGATCTTCACCAGCCGCTCCCACGGGTCCTCGGCGAGGAAGCGCAGCGCCACGTCGTAGGTGGCGCCTCCCCAGCATTCGAGGCTCAGCAGCTGCGGTGCGGTCCGGGCCACGTGCGGTGCGACGGCCAGCAGGTCACGGGTCCGTACGCGGGTGGCCAGCAGCGACTGGTGGGCGTCGCGGAACGTCGTGTCGGTCACGGCGACCGCCGACTGGGCGCGCAGCTCGGCGGCGAAGGCCTCCGGACCGAGAGCGGCGAGGCGCTGCCGCGAGCCGGCCGGCGGGGTGCCGGTCGGAAGAACGGGCAGCTTGTCCGCCGGGTCGATCACGGAAGGCCGGGGCCCGTACGGCCGGTTGACGGTCGTCTCGGCGAGATAGCCGAGCATGCGGCTGCCGCGGTCGGCCGACGGGCGGGCCCGGATCAGCTCCGGGTGCTCCTCGATGAAGCTCGTCGTGATGCGCCCGGCCCGGAAGTCCGGCTGGTCCAGCACCGCGCCCAGGAAGGGCAGGTTGGTCGCCACACCGCGGATGCGGAACTCCGCGATGGCCCGGCGTGCCCGGCGGGCCGCGTTGCCGAAGTCGTGCCCGTGACAGGTCAGTTTGACCAGCATCGAGTCGAAGTGGGCGGACACCTCGGCGCCGGTGTGGACCGTGCCGCCGTCCAGCCGGACGCCGGGCCCGCCGGGGGAGCGGTAGGCGGAGATGGTGCCGGTGTCCGGCCGGAAGCCGTTGGCCGGGTCCTCCGTCGTGATGCGGCACTGCATCGCGGTGCCGTTGAGGGTGATGTCGTCCTGGGTGAGGTGCAGTTCGGGCAGCGTCATACCGGCGGCGATGCGCAGCTGCGCGATCACCAGATCGCGCCCGGTGACCTGCTCGGTCACCGTGTGCTCGACCTGGATGCGCGGGTTCATCTCGATGAAGACGTGGTTGCCGCGCTCGTCGACGAGGAATTCGACGGTGCCCGCGTTCACGTAGCCGATGTGCCGCGCGAACGCGACGGCGTCGGCGCAGATCCGGTCCCGCAGGGCCGGGTCGAGGTTCGGGGCGGGCGCGATCTCGACGACCTTCTGGTGGCGGCGCTGCAAGGAGCAGTCCCGCTCGTACAGATGCACGACGTTGCCCGCCGCGTCCGCGAGGATCTGCACCTCGATGTGGCGGGGATTGATCACCGCCTGCTCCAGGAAGACCGTCGCGTCACCGAACGCGGACCTGGCCTCGCGCATCGCCGCGTCGATCGCCTCGCGCAGCTCACCCGGCTCCGCGACCCGGCGCATCCCGCGCCCGCCGCCACCGGCGACCGCCTTCACGAAGACCGGGAAGCCGATGTCACCCGAGGCGGCGACGAGCGCGTCGACGTCCTCCGACGGCTCGGACGACTTCAGCACCGGAACACCGGCCTCCCGGGCGGCCGCGACCGCCCGGGACTTGTTCCCCGTCAGGTTCAGCACCGAGGCCGGCGGCCCCACGAACGTGATCCCGGCCTCGGAGCACGCGGCCGCGAGGTCCGGGTTCTCCGACAGGAATCCGTACCCCGGGTAGACGGCGTCCGCGCCCGCCTTGCGGGCGGCCTTGATCACCTCGTCCACGGAGAGATAGGCCCGCACGGGATGCCCCTGCTCCCCGATCCGGTAGGCCTCGTCGGCCTTGGCCCGGTGCAGGGAGTTGCGGTCCTCGTGCGGATACACGGCCACGGTGGAGATTCCGAGCTCGAACGCCGCACGAAACGCGCGGATCGCGATCTCCCCGCGGTTGGCGACCAATACCTTTTCGAACATCAAACTCCCCAGTCGTGTCACGGGCGCGTGGCCTCAGGACGGGCGATGTCGCACGGGTACGCGTGGCGGCATCCGATGGTCACGTGGCGGGTGGCGAAGTACTCCGTGGCTGTCCGGCCAGGAGCGTTCGACACCGTACCGGAGACCTTCCCAGAGATCGCGGGCGCAAAGGATGGCGTGCGTCACGTGCCGCCGCACCGGCTCGCAGGCGCTTCCGGCCGGGGCCACGATGTGCCCGGCCGGCGTGGAGTGGCGGCGGCTGTCCGCTCCCGACGCGCCGTCAGGGTCCGCCCGTGCCGGAGCGTCGGGAACGCGGCGGAGCGGACGGGAACGCGGCCGCGCGGCCTGTTGGCTGGAGCGGTGCCCCGCCGTCTGGTCTGATGCGGGCATCGGCAGCGCGAAGGCCGCCCCGGCCGCCGGTGTCCGGCGACAGGGGCGGCCACGAAGGAGACGGCCATGGACGGGACGGGATCCGGCGACGAGGGCGAGCGCGTCATGCGCGCCTGGCGGACCATCGGACCGCTGATGGACCTCGTCACCCCCATGGCCCTGCGGGTGGCCGCCACGCTGCGCCTGGCCGACCTGATCGCCGACGGTGCGGGGCAGGGCGGCGAACTCGCCCGCCGCTCCGGCACCGATCCGGACGCGCTCGGCCGGATGATGCGGCACCTGGTGTGCCACGGCGTCTTCACCGAGCCGGAACCGGGCCGCTTCGGGCTCAACGGGACCGCGGAACTGCTGCGTTCGGAGCACCCGGCGGAACTGCGGCTCTCGCTCGACCTCGACGGCTTCGGCGGCACGATGGATCTGGCGTTCACCGGCCTGCTGCACACCGTCCGCACGGGGGAGCCCGCCTGGGAGACGGTCTTCGGCGCCCCGTTCTGGCCCTACCTGGCGGCCCATCCGCGGATGGGCGCCTCCTTCGACGCCACCATGTCCGCCGGCGCCGCGCTGGTGAGGGATGCGGCGGGAGGCTACGACTGGTCCGCGGCCCGGCATGTGACCGACGTCGGCGGGGGACGCGGCGCCCTGCTCGCCGAGTTGCTCGACACCCACCCGGGGCTGCGGGCCACCCTGCTCGACCTGCCGGACACCGCCGCCCGCGGCCGGGAGTTCCTCGCCGCGCGCGGCCTGGCGGACCGGTGCGAGGCCGTCGGGCAGAGCTTCTTCGACCCGCTGCCCGCCGGGTCCGACGTCTACGTACTCAACAAGGTGGTGCACGACTGGGACGACGACCGGGCACGCGCCCTCCTGCGCCGATGCGCGGAGGCGGCAGGCGAGCGCGGCCGGGTCGTCGTCATCGAGGCGCATGGCACCTCCGGCGCGGACCCGGCGCAGTTCGCGGAGATGGACCTGCGCATGCTGGTCTTCGCGGGCGGCCGTGAGCGCGGCATCGACGAGTACGAGGCTCTGGCGTCGGCCGCCGGGCTGCGGGTCGACGACGTCCGCACGACCCCGCTGGACCACGTGATCCTGGACTGCGCCCCGCGCGCGGCGTCCTCCGCCCCGTGACGGGAAGCGGCCGCGGTTGGGCCGGTCCGGACGGCGTACGGCCCTGAGTGCTCCGGGCTCGGCTGCCGATCACGCGCGCCGCGGCGTGCTGACCCGGGACGCGCCGGACGAGCCGGGCACGATCAGGACGAGGAATCCGGGGGCCCGTCGCTCCGGTCTTCCGCCGGTACGGGTGCGGGCGGTCGGTCCACGGTGCTCCCGTCAGGGCGCCGGCCGAACGCGGCCGCGAGGACGCCGGCGAGATCGGCCTCGGGTACGGCGAGGCGCACCTCGGGCAGGACGTCGCGGAACTCCTCGTCGGCAATGGCGCCCAGGTATTCCTGGCGCAGTCCGCGAACGACCTCGACGAGCTCGGGCCGCATCCGCATCCAGGCGCGGGACGTGCGAATCTCCTCGTCGACCTGGTCCATGAACCAGCGTATGACGGCGTACGGGATGTCCACGTGGGGACCGTGGGTGTCGAAGCACACCGTGGGCTCCCGCGTCGGGTCCTCGTCGGGCACGATCGCGGTCACCAGGGTCCGCTGACGGGCGACCAGGTCCAGCTCCAGATACCAGGCATCGTCCGGCACGGAGTACATGACCGTGACCGCGTAGTCGCCGTCGGGGCAGGGCGTGGGCATGGGGGCATGCTGCCAGGTCGGGGCCGCGCGGCCGAGGGGGTTTCGGCGAGGTGGCGCGCCCGGCATGCGCGGTGTCGGTGATTCCCTCAGCCCGTGAGTGCGTACGACGTCCGATGCCCAGGCCGTCCCGGCTTCCCCGGCCGTTTCAGCCGTCTGAGGCGAGGCGGTCCAGCCACTCCTTCAGGAGCTGCTGTTCCGAGGCGCTGAGAGCCGTCTGTTCGGGCAGCGTGGCGCGCAGGGCGCGCGCGGCACCGGCCGGGCCCGCGTGCTGTACTGCCGGTTCCTCGTTGGTCACGGCGGCGACCATGGACTCCCGCAGCGAGGTCAGGAGCGCCGGATCGCGCCGGTCCTCGGGCATCGACAGCCAGGTGAGCACGGCGCCGCGTGCCGTGGCGTGGATGATCATGGCCGCGAGCTCCTCGTCCACACGGAGCCAGCCCCCGGCGGCCAGGCGTCGGACCCGGCCCATCAGTACATCCATGCCGGCCTTGAAGGCCGGCGACTGGGACCCCACGGGCTCGCTGTACATCAGCGTGTACAGGGCGGGGTTGTCCAGACCGAACTCGACCGCCAGATTCCAGCCGTCCCGCAGGTCCTCGATGGGGTCCCGCGGATCGGGGTCGACGTGCTTCGCCGCGAGAAACGTGGCGAAGCCGTGCTCGGCCACCGCTTCGAGCAGCCCGTCCTTGTCGCCGAACAGCCGGTAGATGGCGGGCGGCTGGAGCCCCGCGGCGACCGCGACCGCCCGGGTGGTGACCGCGTCGCGGCCCTCACGGGCCAGCAGGTCTGCCGCGGCCTCGATGACGCGCTGCCGCGGCTGCCGGGGACCCGGCTCCGCGCTGCCGGACCCATCGGCTCGGGCCCCGTCCGTGATCTGTGAGCGTGGTGACATGTATCAACGATACAGCCTTGCTGGTTCCATCGTTAGTATCGGTGTTACGGTTGAAGTGATTCCACTGGAACCACAAAGAGGAGTTCATCATGATCATCGTTACCGGAGCCACCGGACAGCTCGGGGGTCAGATCGTCGAGCGGCTGTTGGCCCGTATGCCGGCGGAGCGGGTCGGTGTCAGCGTCCGCGACCCGCAGAAGGCGCAGGCGCTCGCCGACCGTGGCGTGCGGGTGCGACGCGGCAGCTTCAGCGAGGCCGGGGGACTCGTCGATGCCTTCGAAGGCGCCTCCCAGGTCCTCATCGTGTCCGTCGACGCGATGGGTGAGGAGGCCGTACGGCAGCACCGGGCCGCGATCGACGGAGCCGTCGCCGCGGGTGCCCGCCGCATCCTGTACACCAGCCACATGGGCGCCGACGCCGCTTCGCACTTCCAGGCCTGCCGCGATCATGCGGCCACCGAACAGGCACTGAGTGATTCCGGCGTGCCGTACACCTCGCTGCGCAACGGCTTCTACGCCTCCAGTGCGGTGCAGTTCCTCGGCCACGGCATGGACTCCGGCCAGGTGGTGCTTCCCGCGGACGGTCCGGTCAGCTGGACCGCGCACGCCGACCTGGCGGAGGCGGCCGCCGTGATCCTGGCCGACGAGGGGCGCTTCGAAGGTCCCACGCCTCCGCTGACCGCCGCGCAGGCGCTCACCTTCGCCGACCTTGCCGACCTCGCCACGGCTGTCACGGGTCGCACCATCACCCGGACCACGGCACCCGACGCCCGGTTCCGCGACGAACTGGTGGGCAACGGTGTGCCCGCCGATGCGGCCGATCAGCTGCTGGGCATCTTCGCCGCCGCCCGTGCGGGCGAGTTCTCCGCCGTCGACCCGACCCTCGCCGCCCTGATCGGCCGCGAGCCGACGGGCTTCGCCGAGGTCCTGCGCAAGCACCTGACCGCGGACGGGGTGCGCTGAGCGGAGGTGCGGGGACGGCTGGATGCGGGTCCGGATGCAGTCGCGGTCCGGACCCGTGAGGCCGGTGGGGTGCGACAGGGCGGGAGGTGCCCGAATGGCGGACGCCGATAATGCGCGTTTGCATATAGCCCGCGCATGCAAGTATTGTCTCCAGGGCGGAGCGGCAACCGCACATCCGGCGCCGCGCCGCTTCGACACCACCTCACCCCCCCCACCAGCTTCTGATCGAGGTCACCCCATGAGCATTCGCTCCCTCCTGCCCGGCCGCATCGGCTTCGGCACCGCCCCCCTCGGCAACATGTTCCGCGCCATCCCCGACGACGAGGCCGCCGCCACGGTGCAGGCCGCGTGGGACCAGGGCATCCGGTACTTCGACACCGCACCGCTGTACGGCGCGGGACTCGCTGAGATACGCCTCGGTGACGTCCTCGCACAGCAGCCCCGCGACGAGTTCGTCCTGTCCACCAAGGTCGGACGGGTCATCCTCGACGAGATCGAGGACCCCGCGACTCGCGAACTCGGCGAGAAGGGCGCCCTGTTCGAGCACGGCCGTCCCAACAGGATCGTGAACGACTACAGCGCCGACGCCACCCTGCGCTCCGTCGAGGACAGTCTCAAGCGTCTGAGGACGGACCGGCTCGACATCGTGTGGGTCCACGACGTCGCCCAGGACTTCTACGGCGACGACTGGGTCAGCGTCTACGAGAGCGCCCGCACCGGTGCCTTCCGGGCGCTGACGCGGCTCAGGGACGAGGGCGTGATCAAGGCCTGGGGCCTCGGCGTCAACAAGGTCGAGCCGCTGGAGATGACGCTGGACCTGGACGAGCCGCAGCCCGACGCGTTCCTGCTGGCCGGCCGGTACACGCTCCTGGACCACGAGCGGGCGCTGCAGCGGCTGCTCCCCGCCGCGGCCGCTCAGGACGTCGACATCGTCGTCGGTGGCCCGTACAGCTCCGGCATCCTCGCCGGCGGCAGTCACTTCGAGTACGCCGAGGCGCCGGCCGACATCGTCGACAAGGTCGCCCGTATCAAGGCACTGGCTGAGGAGAACGGCATCGGCATCAAGGCGGCCGCCCTCCAGTTCGTGCTGGCCCACCCCGCCGTTGCCGCGGCCATTCCCGGAGCGACCCGGCCCAGCCGCATCGCCGAGGACCTCGGCGCCCTCGCGCAGGACGTCCCGCACGGCTTCTGGCAGGCCCTCCGTGAGGAGCGGATCATCGACCGGTCCGCGCCCGTTCCCACCAGCTGACCCGCACACACCCACTCCGCAAGGACGCACCATGGCTTCCACCGGCACCACCAACAGCACCAGCACCACCATCACCCTCGACACCCCGCACCCCGCCGACCGGGTCTGGCAGGTCACCGGCGGCTTCGGGTCCCTGCCCGACTGGCTGCCGTACATCACGGACAGCCGGCTCGGCGAAGGCGGACGGCTGCGCACGCTGACGAACGCCGACGGCGGCGTCATCGTCGAACGCCTCGAAGCCTTCGACGAAGCGGACCGCAGCTACCGCTACTCCATCGCCCGCGCGCCGTTTCCCGTCACGGGCTACCTCTCCACCCTGCGGGTCATCGACCGGGGAGCGGACGGGGCCCGGGTGGAATGGTCGGGTACGTTCACGCCGGACGGAGTGAGCGAGAGCGAGGCGAAGGCCCTGTTCGAGGGGATCTACCGGGACGGTCTCGCCGCCTTGGCCGGGACGCTCGACGCCTGAAGGAACACCGCCCGCGCCGCGGGTGCGGCAGTCGGCCGTCCGGTCGCCACCAGCCCCGCGACCGGCCCCGGCCTGGCAACGATCTGTCTCAGCCGGAGCCGCGGTCGCGGACCTTGGCAGACGGAAAGGGCGCGCCGACCCGGCACGCGGACCGGGCAATCCTGCCGGACACGCGGAGTGGCCCTCGTGGCGCCGGCGGGCCGCGCCCGTAGCATCGGTCCATGCGCATGCAGCCGACCGCCTACGCCGTACGCCTGCTGATCTCCGGCTCGGTCGCAGCGGCTCTCCTTGCCGGTTCGGACGCGGCAGCGGCCCCGCCGCCCGTGGCCGTTGCCCCGTCGCCCGCGACCGTCACCGGAGGCCACCACAGTGGGTATGCGGGGCTTCGGCTGCTTGCCGGCCTCTCGGCCGGGCGGCTCGCCACGGCTTTCCAGGTCGCGGCCGCCAAGTGGGGGACCGGCAAGCCCATCGACGATCCTGCCCGTGAGCAGCAGGTCCTCGACACGGCTGCCCGGCAGGCGCGCGCGGCCGGAGCCGATCCGGCGGCGACGGTACGGATCTTCCGGGACCAGATCGAGGCGAACAAGCAGGTGCAGCGCGCGCTGCACCATCGCTGGGACGCCGACCCTTCCCGGGCACCCTCGCGCCGCCCGGACCTCGCAGAGGTGCGCAAGGAGATCAACCGGCTCAACGCCGACCTGGTGGCTGCGATCGCCGACACGGCGACCGTACGAACGGATCGTTCCTGCGGCGGCACGCTGACCGCCGCCGAGACATCCGTACGGATCCATGACCGCCTCGGACACCTCCACGCGAAGGCGCTGAAGCAGGCGTTGCAGTCGGTCTGCGCGCGATCCTCCTTCTCCCACTCGGCTTAGGCGGCTGCCCCGCTTCTTCGAGCCTCGTGCCCACGTCCGGTCTGTGTCCCCGCATATGGCTGCTACGCAAGGCCCGTTGCTCCAGAGTGTCTGCCTATGGTGAGCACCTGGATGACGCGTCGGGTCTGAACGCGGCTGCGCGGCATGCCTGTTGAGGAAGGTGCACCGACGCCGGAGCGGAAACGCGTCGGAGCTGACCGACGGGCTGCCGCACGTTTCCGCGGAGGTCGTCACGTACCGGATGATTCGGTGTCTCCGACGGTCCGGCCGCGATCCTCGTGCGACGTGGCGGCGGCGCGGGTCATCCGTACGTTGGGCAGTCGCCCTCGCCAGAGCTCCCGCTCGCCCGTGGTCCGGAATCCGTGGCGCTCGTAGAAGCGGACCGCGCGCGTGTTGAACTCCGTGACCCACAGGTGCACGGCCGCGTCTCCCGCCCAGGTGAGAAACGCTTCCATCATGCGGCCGCCGAGACCGTGGCCCTGGGCCTCGTCCAGCAGGTACATCGGCCCGAGGGTGACCACGCCGTCCCGGCGGCCGCACACGAACCCGACGATCTCCGTGCCCTCCCGGGCCACGCGGCAGAACATCAGGTCCGGTCGCCGCGCGGCCGCCTCGATGAACTCCCGCCACCGGGCGACACCTTGCGCGGTGGCGGCGGAGCCACGCTGCCGACGGATCCAGGCCTCGTCGATCCCTGCCGCCCTGTCGGAGTAGGTCTGCAGCCATACCCTCAGTTGCAGCGGCCCCAGAGCGGCGGAGTCGTCAGGACGCGGAGCGGTCAGTAGATGCGTCATGGCGGCTACTCCCCATGGTGATCCCGGCTCTACTCCCGATGGTGGTCCCGGATTCGCGAAGCAATCCGCCGGCGCGAGCCACCGTGCCCGTGAAGTGCGGGACGGACTCTAGCCGTGCAGCCAGATCCTCAGCGCACCGATCGGTTCGAAGCCATGGCGGACCGCGGCCGCCATGTCCTCGCCGTGCTCGTAGCCGACGGCCGGCAAGGTCGGGAAGAGCTCGTGAACCGCTCCCAGTACGAGCGGCCAGGCCGCGTCGGGGCCGCCGTCGAGCGCGAAGACATTGGAGATGCCGACCACTTGGTCGCTGCGGCTCGCCACCGCTCCGGCGACGATCCGGCCGTCGGCCGACCGTCCGGCGAGCACGTACGTGGCCGGATCGTCGAGGAGTCCGGGCCGGAAGAGATCCGCGTTACCGTTCCCGTCGTCCCAGGCGACTGCCCAGTCGTGCAAGGAGCCCGGGTCGTCCACGACGTCCAGGGCGAGATCCGACGAGGGTGCGGGCGCATGTGCCGGGCGGTGGATCCACTGTGCCTCGAACAGCACCTGAAACCCGGCCCCTGACAGGTCCACGTCGCCGAAGCTGTCCTTGACGGTGGCGCCGGGCGCGCCCGTATCGATGCGCTCCACCAGTGCGGCGGGATCGGCCCCGGGGACCAGGGTCACCGCGTCCGGGTAGTACAGCGGCGTGCGGGACGGGGCGGCCCAGGACTGTGGTCCGAACTCGCCCGCCATGTCATGGGACCGGCACATGGCCGCGCACCACTCGGCGTTGTTGCGGGCGGCGTGCCCGACCAGGAGTTGCTGCTGTGTTGTCACGAGTGCGGATCATGCTCGGTGCCGGCCTGCTCTGTCGAACGGTTTGCGGGTGCGTGCGCCCGGATCGCGCTTCTTCAGATGTATTCCTTGACAAGAATATTCGTGGTGGAGAATACTGTCCTTATGGACGCACTCCTCACCGCACTGGCCGACCCGGCCCGCTGGCGGCTCGTGAGCCTTCTGGCCGAACGGCCCCGTTCGGTCGGTGTCCTCGCCCAGCTGGCCGAGGCGCGGCAGCCGCAGACGACGAAGCATCTGCAGAACCTTGAGCGCGCCGGCATCGTCACCTCCCGGCGCACCGGCCAGCGCCGCGTCTACGCACTCCGCCCCGGCCCCCTGCGGGATCTGGCGGCTGCGCTCGGCCGGCTGGCCGACGCGGCGGAAGAGGAAGGCGGGTCGCATGCGACCTATGACCGTTACGGCGCCCGCGTCGAAGAGGAGCAGCTGGCCGCGGAGGAGCCGGGGTGGGCCGACGGACGCTCGTTCGCCTTCCTTCGCCCGCTGGCGGGGACCCCCGAGCTCGTCTGGCGCCACCTGACCGACGTTTCGCTGCTGGCGCGCTGGTGGACACCCGACGACCTGCGCGTCTCCGAGCTCGTCTTCGATGTGCGACCGGGTGGGCGGGTCGTCCAGGAGTACCGCGAGGCCGAGGACGTCGACGGATCCGACGTGACAGCCGGGCGCGCGGAGGGCGTCGTCGAGGAGGTGCGCCCCGGGGAGCACCTCGCCTACCGGCTCTCTCCTCTGCTGCCCGACGGCGGCCACGCCTTCACCGCCCATGTCGCCCTGGACCTGAGGTCGACCGACACGGGCACGGACCTTGACGTCCGCTGGCGGATCACCGACAGCGTGGTCGAGTCCGCGGCCTTCGTCGCAGGGATCGAGATCGGCTTCGGCCAGAGCCTCGACAAGCTTGCGGCGAACCTTGCCGCGGATCCGCGGCACTCGCACATCAACGAAATCACCGACATCACCGAAACCACTGAGATCACCGACACCAGGAGTTCGACATGACCGGCTCGACCGACCGCAGAGTGACCGCGAACCTGAGTCTGACCCTCGACGGGCGGTACAGCGGGCCCGGCGGCCCCGCCGACTTCGGGATGATCGCCCCGTACGTGACCACCGACGTCGCACGCAACCACCTCACCCGCATCTGGGAGGAGGCGACGACGGCGGTGCTCGGCCGGGTCAACGCCGAGGGATTCCTGGGGTTCTGGCCCTCGGTCGCCGACGACGAGAACGCCGATCCGCGCGATCGCGGCTACGCGAAGTGGCTGGTGGACGTGGAGAAGGTGGTCTTCTCCACCACGCTCACCGAGGCGCCGTGGGAACGTGCCCGTGTGGTGAACGCCCCGGCCGCGGACGTCATCACCGAACTCAAGGCCACGGGCGAGGGCGAGATCCTCGTCAACAGCAGCGCGAGCGTCATCAAGGCACTGCTCTCGGCCGACCTCGTCGACCGGCTGTACCTCATGATCCTCCCCGAGATCGCCGGGGGCGGACCGCGGCTGTTCGACGACGGACTGCCGGCTTCCAAGTGGACGCTCACCACGCAGGAGACCGGCCGGCTCGGCGAGATGGCCATGGTCTACGACCGGGTCCGCTGAGCCGGTCGCCCCGCGCCGTCCACGGTGCCGGCGTCAACAGGCGGACAACCGGGCCCAGTCGGGAATGAACGCCGGGAACGAACGCCGGGAACGAACGCCGGGAATGAACGCGCAGCCGTCGCGTGTTGACACCGCGGACCGACCCTCCGGGAAGAAGGCAGGCTCCATGATGTCCGCTCCGACCACCATGC harbors:
- the aroQ gene encoding gamma subclass chorismate mutase AroQ, producing the protein MQPTAYAVRLLISGSVAAALLAGSDAAAAPPPVAVAPSPATVTGGHHSGYAGLRLLAGLSAGRLATAFQVAAAKWGTGKPIDDPAREQQVLDTAARQARAAGADPAATVRIFRDQIEANKQVQRALHHRWDADPSRAPSRRPDLAEVRKEINRLNADLVAAIADTATVRTDRSCGGTLTAAETSVRIHDRLGHLHAKALKQALQSVCARSSFSHSA
- a CDS encoding dihydrofolate reductase family protein; protein product: MTGSTDRRVTANLSLTLDGRYSGPGGPADFGMIAPYVTTDVARNHLTRIWEEATTAVLGRVNAEGFLGFWPSVADDENADPRDRGYAKWLVDVEKVVFSTTLTEAPWERARVVNAPAADVITELKATGEGEILVNSSASVIKALLSADLVDRLYLMILPEIAGGGPRLFDDGLPASKWTLTTQETGRLGEMAMVYDRVR
- a CDS encoding SRPBCC family protein is translated as MASTGTTNSTSTTITLDTPHPADRVWQVTGGFGSLPDWLPYITDSRLGEGGRLRTLTNADGGVIVERLEAFDEADRSYRYSIARAPFPVTGYLSTLRVIDRGADGARVEWSGTFTPDGVSESEAKALFEGIYRDGLAALAGTLDA
- a CDS encoding aldo/keto reductase, giving the protein MSIRSLLPGRIGFGTAPLGNMFRAIPDDEAAATVQAAWDQGIRYFDTAPLYGAGLAEIRLGDVLAQQPRDEFVLSTKVGRVILDEIEDPATRELGEKGALFEHGRPNRIVNDYSADATLRSVEDSLKRLRTDRLDIVWVHDVAQDFYGDDWVSVYESARTGAFRALTRLRDEGVIKAWGLGVNKVEPLEMTLDLDEPQPDAFLLAGRYTLLDHERALQRLLPAAAAQDVDIVVGGPYSSGILAGGSHFEYAEAPADIVDKVARIKALAEENGIGIKAAALQFVLAHPAVAAAIPGATRPSRIAEDLGALAQDVPHGFWQALREERIIDRSAPVPTS
- a CDS encoding GNAT family N-acetyltransferase, coding for MTHLLTAPRPDDSAALGPLQLRVWLQTYSDRAAGIDEAWIRRQRGSAATAQGVARWREFIEAAARRPDLMFCRVAREGTEIVGFVCGRRDGVVTLGPMYLLDEAQGHGLGGRMMEAFLTWAGDAAVHLWVTEFNTRAVRFYERHGFRTTGERELWRGRLPNVRMTRAAATSHEDRGRTVGDTESSGT
- a CDS encoding metalloregulator ArsR/SmtB family transcription factor; protein product: MDALLTALADPARWRLVSLLAERPRSVGVLAQLAEARQPQTTKHLQNLERAGIVTSRRTGQRRVYALRPGPLRDLAAALGRLADAAEEEGGSHATYDRYGARVEEEQLAAEEPGWADGRSFAFLRPLAGTPELVWRHLTDVSLLARWWTPDDLRVSELVFDVRPGGRVVQEYREAEDVDGSDVTAGRAEGVVEEVRPGEHLAYRLSPLLPDGGHAFTAHVALDLRSTDTGTDLDVRWRITDSVVESAAFVAGIEIGFGQSLDKLAANLAADPRHSHINEITDITETTEITDTRSST